A genome region from Sphingomonas anseongensis includes the following:
- a CDS encoding glycosyl transferase family protein, with translation MSFAAALTHIAAELALFSAVGFLLFAINDLLVDLIYFGRSLWRSATVYRRYPRTFGKNFAEEERAQRFIAIFVPAWDESAVIASMLRSCVTRFEYGNYRIFVGHYRNDPATLSAIASVDDPRIEPVLVHADGPTTKADCLNHLYDALLAYELREDQATVAVVLHDAEDVVDPLELTVFNGLIDGAGLIQLPVQPLPDPRSRWIAGHYCDEFAEAHAKELVVREAVGASIPLAGVGCAIARAPLARLAAIHEGYPFAGASMTEDYELGLRIGELGLKTMFVRMPAVPGSRGVIASRGHFPASFGEAVRQKARWLGGIALTGWDRLGWRGGLGERWMRMRDRRGPVAALLLLSGYIAALLWSQMWLAEALGAPVQVAIDPTLATLLWINLWLLLWRIAMRALFTGSAYGWREGVRSVPRMVVGNVIAIAAAMRAVTLYVGRAQPAWDKTRHTFPKEISA, from the coding sequence ATGAGTTTCGCCGCCGCCCTCACCCATATTGCGGCCGAGCTGGCGCTGTTCAGCGCGGTCGGCTTCCTGCTGTTCGCCATCAACGACCTGCTCGTCGACCTCATCTATTTCGGCCGGTCGCTGTGGCGCTCGGCAACGGTCTACCGGCGCTATCCCAGGACATTCGGAAAGAATTTCGCCGAGGAGGAACGGGCTCAGCGCTTCATCGCCATCTTCGTACCCGCCTGGGACGAATCCGCCGTGATCGCCTCGATGCTCCGCTCGTGCGTGACGCGGTTCGAATATGGCAATTACAGGATCTTCGTCGGCCATTATCGGAACGACCCGGCGACCTTGTCAGCGATCGCAAGCGTTGACGATCCTCGAATCGAACCGGTGCTCGTCCACGCGGACGGACCGACGACAAAGGCTGACTGCCTCAACCATCTTTATGACGCGCTGCTCGCTTATGAGCTTCGCGAGGATCAGGCCACGGTGGCGGTCGTGCTTCACGACGCCGAAGACGTCGTCGATCCGCTCGAGCTCACCGTATTCAACGGGCTGATCGACGGGGCCGGACTGATCCAGCTCCCGGTCCAACCGCTGCCCGACCCACGCTCGCGCTGGATCGCCGGCCATTATTGCGACGAATTCGCCGAGGCTCACGCCAAGGAGCTGGTGGTTCGCGAAGCGGTAGGCGCGTCGATCCCGCTTGCGGGCGTGGGCTGCGCGATCGCGCGGGCTCCTCTGGCGCGCCTCGCTGCAATTCATGAAGGCTATCCCTTCGCCGGTGCAAGCATGACCGAGGATTACGAGCTGGGGCTTAGGATCGGCGAGCTCGGCCTGAAGACCATGTTCGTTCGGATGCCCGCCGTTCCGGGCAGCCGCGGAGTCATTGCCAGCCGGGGGCACTTCCCGGCGAGCTTCGGCGAGGCGGTTCGCCAGAAGGCGCGCTGGCTCGGCGGAATCGCGCTGACCGGATGGGATCGCCTGGGTTGGCGCGGAGGGCTCGGCGAACGCTGGATGCGCATGCGGGACCGAAGGGGTCCTGTGGCCGCGCTCCTCCTGCTGTCGGGCTACATTGCCGCGCTGCTCTGGTCGCAGATGTGGCTCGCCGAGGCTCTCGGCGCGCCGGTTCAGGTCGCCATCGATCCGACGCTTGCGACCCTGCTCTGGATCAACCTTTGGCTGTTGCTGTGGCGAATTGCGATGCGCGCCTTGTTCACCGGCTCCGCTTACGGATGGCGCGAAGGCGTCCGTTCGGTGCCTCGGATGGTGGTGGGCAACGTCATCGCGATCGCGGCGGCCATGCGTGCGGTTACGCTCTATGTCGGCCGTGCCCAGCCGGCGTGGGACAAGACGCGCCACACTTTCCCCAAGGAAATTTCGGCTTGA